Proteins encoded in a region of the Brevundimonas vesicularis genome:
- a CDS encoding energy transducer TonB produces MTDVEYHRSRYDVPKKKGFMGVSYPVLIVCLMVVSILFALLIFFVQQSKFKLKEFNYVDESVEVELVEPVPPPPPPPPPPPPPTDTPPPPKLQVRVPAPVPNIVPPPPVNITPTKKEDRVEYTGPPVNIPGPPPPPAPPAPPRPSTITNVQWSRQPRPTADDFPARALEREISGSATVECTARSNGSPANCRVVSEEPAGMGFGRAAIRVVQRGQLSPRTVDGAAQDATFRVRVPFTLG; encoded by the coding sequence ATGACAGACGTCGAATATCATCGCAGTCGCTACGACGTACCCAAGAAAAAGGGCTTCATGGGGGTGTCCTACCCCGTGCTGATCGTCTGCCTGATGGTGGTCAGCATCTTGTTTGCGTTGCTGATCTTCTTTGTTCAGCAGTCCAAGTTCAAGCTGAAGGAGTTCAACTACGTCGACGAGTCCGTCGAGGTCGAGTTGGTCGAGCCGGTTCCGCCGCCTCCGCCGCCTCCGCCCCCGCCGCCTCCGCCGACGGATACGCCTCCGCCGCCGAAGCTTCAGGTGCGCGTGCCGGCTCCGGTCCCGAACATCGTTCCCCCTCCGCCGGTCAACATCACGCCGACGAAGAAGGAAGATCGGGTTGAATACACGGGTCCGCCCGTCAATATTCCTGGACCTCCGCCTCCGCCCGCACCCCCGGCTCCGCCGCGTCCGTCGACGATCACGAACGTTCAGTGGTCGCGCCAACCGCGCCCGACAGCTGATGACTTCCCGGCGCGTGCGCTGGAGCGTGAAATCAGCGGTTCGGCTACGGTCGAGTGTACGGCGCGCTCCAACGGATCTCCGGCGAACTGCCGCGTGGTGTCCGAAGAGCCTGCCGGAATGGGCTTCGGCCGCGCCGCCATTCGGGTGGTTCAGCGTGGACAACTGTCCCCGCGGACCGTCGATGGCGCCGCTCAAGACGCGACCTTCCGCGTCCGGGTGCCCTTCACCCTCGGGTGA
- a CDS encoding ExbD/TolR family protein: protein MAAKIKSGGAGNLPQANSDINVTPFVDIMLVLLIIFMVAAPLASVSVPVELPIAVAKAAPNPPKPVYISIQNDGDVYVGDFRTDVGALGEDLKKQIGSRNPADERIFIRGDQNTRYGDFMQVMNALQDNGFYSVALVGEDQATS, encoded by the coding sequence ATGGCCGCCAAGATTAAATCGGGCGGCGCTGGCAACCTGCCTCAGGCCAACAGTGATATCAACGTTACGCCTTTCGTTGATATCATGCTGGTTCTGCTCATCATCTTCATGGTGGCGGCTCCGCTAGCCTCCGTGTCGGTGCCTGTTGAGTTGCCAATCGCCGTCGCCAAGGCGGCCCCGAACCCGCCCAAGCCGGTCTATATTTCGATCCAGAATGACGGCGACGTCTATGTGGGCGATTTCCGGACCGACGTCGGTGCCCTGGGTGAAGATCTGAAAAAACAGATCGGATCCCGGAACCCGGCCGATGAGCGGATCTTCATTCGGGGCGACCAGAACACCCGTTACGGCGACTTCATGCAGGTCATGAATGCGCTGCAGGATAACGGCTTCTATAGCGTTGCGCTGGTCGGCGAAGACCAGGCGACGAGTTAG
- a CDS encoding MotA/TolQ/ExbB proton channel family protein produces MLNSKKTNILLAMAGAAALMASSPVLAQAPAEPTPAASTAAPAAAAPAAGEADPATVNDAVGGGHGDITPISMFMEATVVVKVVMAGLLLASILSWTLLLIKLFEFGALNRKTDNFLENFRGARTIADMRAVSTQEDFDGNPLADMAAAATEEIELSRQSGLSVTGDHLDSAMARAQSAVAAVQSGLALRLSGGQQFLASVGSIGPFVGLFGTVYGIMNSFIGIAQSNTTNLAVVAPGIAEALLATGIGLFAAIPAVVFYNYFNTRIAAYGTRADGFAAELLNGISRQLDKGA; encoded by the coding sequence ATGCTGAACAGCAAAAAGACGAATATCCTTCTCGCCATGGCCGGCGCCGCCGCGCTGATGGCGAGCTCGCCGGTCCTGGCCCAGGCCCCGGCCGAGCCCACCCCGGCCGCCTCGACTGCGGCTCCCGCAGCCGCCGCTCCGGCTGCCGGCGAAGCTGATCCCGCAACGGTGAACGACGCCGTCGGCGGCGGTCACGGCGACATCACCCCGATCTCCATGTTCATGGAAGCCACGGTCGTCGTTAAGGTCGTCATGGCCGGCCTGCTGCTGGCCTCGATCCTGTCGTGGACCCTGCTGCTCATCAAGCTGTTCGAGTTCGGCGCTCTGAACCGCAAGACCGACAACTTCCTCGAGAACTTCCGCGGCGCCCGCACCATCGCTGACATGCGCGCTGTCTCGACTCAGGAAGATTTCGACGGCAACCCGCTGGCCGACATGGCCGCCGCCGCCACCGAGGAAATCGAACTGTCGCGTCAATCGGGTCTGTCGGTCACCGGCGATCACCTCGACTCGGCCATGGCCCGCGCTCAGTCGGCTGTCGCCGCCGTGCAATCCGGTCTGGCCCTGCGCCTGTCGGGCGGCCAGCAGTTCCTGGCGTCGGTCGGCTCGATCGGTCCGTTCGTCGGTCTGTTCGGCACCGTTTACGGCATCATGAACTCCTTCATCGGCATCGCCCAGTCGAACACCACCAACCTGGCCGTCGTGGCTCCGGGTATCGCTGAAGCTCTGCTGGCCACCGGTATCGGTCTGTTCGCCGCTATCCCGGCCGTTGTGTTCTACAACTACTTCAACACTCGCATCGCTGCTTACGGCACGCGCGCCGACGGCTTCGCCGCTGAGCTGCTGAACGGCATCTCGCGTCAGCTCGACAAGGGGGCGTAA
- a CDS encoding DNA gyrase inhibitor YacG encodes MASCPICRKADADPKYKPFCSRRCSDVDLQRWFTGAYAIPVALDEGAEDDDEKGELGAGQAEKPPL; translated from the coding sequence GTGGCTTCCTGTCCTATCTGCCGCAAGGCCGACGCCGATCCCAAGTACAAGCCCTTCTGCTCACGCCGCTGTTCGGACGTGGATCTTCAACGCTGGTTCACCGGCGCCTACGCCATTCCGGTCGCCTTGGACGAGGGTGCGGAAGATGATGACGAAAAGGGCGAATTGGGCGCTGGACAGGCGGAAAAGCCTCCCCTATAG
- a CDS encoding ribonuclease E/G, translating into MSGAVEVFLDETPGETRGAIMRDGRYTHLLIHREDDAAQTRLGARSVGRVIEVNPGLRGAFVDIAAPTAAFLPFPRNDRITQGQRLEVVIVAEPRAGKGAAVRYVGPGEGTPRLIQPAPSIAEQLRDLAPGEESITGIAAIDAMVEAEEEALVQSIGFAPHGIDLAIERTRALVAVDIDFTSTPGRDPKQARAAANREGVKQAARLIGLRNWGGLVVIDMVGDGQDAEAQSKVARAAFGHVPQAVFGPVSRFGLLQMSLPWRRTPIEEILLDAGGRPSVQTRAISVVRALRRQLLADTLSPRITARCAPEEALIADPLASYLGPRAVIQADAAIPPGRLRIEEG; encoded by the coding sequence ATGAGCGGCGCAGTCGAGGTCTTCCTCGACGAGACGCCTGGCGAGACGCGTGGCGCGATCATGCGCGATGGCCGCTATACTCATCTTCTAATCCACCGCGAGGATGATGCGGCGCAGACCCGGCTCGGCGCCCGCTCGGTGGGGCGTGTCATCGAGGTGAACCCCGGCTTGCGCGGCGCCTTCGTCGATATCGCCGCACCGACCGCCGCCTTTCTCCCGTTCCCGAGAAATGACCGAATTACCCAAGGCCAGCGGCTGGAAGTCGTCATCGTCGCCGAACCTCGTGCCGGGAAAGGGGCGGCAGTTCGGTATGTAGGACCGGGGGAGGGGACGCCCCGCCTGATTCAGCCCGCACCCAGCATCGCCGAACAGTTGCGCGATCTCGCGCCCGGCGAGGAATCAATCACTGGCATCGCCGCCATCGACGCCATGGTCGAGGCGGAGGAGGAGGCTCTGGTTCAATCGATCGGTTTCGCCCCGCATGGAATCGATCTCGCCATCGAACGCACCCGCGCCCTGGTGGCTGTGGACATCGACTTCACCTCCACCCCCGGTCGTGATCCGAAACAGGCCAGGGCGGCTGCGAATCGCGAGGGGGTGAAACAGGCGGCGCGGCTGATCGGCTTGCGGAACTGGGGCGGCCTGGTCGTCATCGACATGGTCGGGGACGGTCAGGACGCCGAGGCGCAGTCCAAAGTCGCGCGGGCCGCGTTCGGTCATGTACCCCAGGCCGTCTTCGGACCCGTCAGTCGATTCGGCCTGTTGCAGATGTCGCTGCCCTGGCGCCGCACCCCGATCGAGGAGATTCTGCTCGACGCCGGCGGACGCCCCTCGGTTCAGACGCGGGCCATATCTGTCGTGCGCGCTTTGCGACGGCAACTGCTGGCCGATACCTTATCGCCACGCATCACCGCGCGTTGCGCGCCCGAAGAAGCCCTGATCGCTGACCCACTGGCGTCCTATCTGGGACCGCGAGCGGTGATCCAGGCCGATGCCGCGATCCCGCCAGGACGTTTACGAATAGAAGAGGGTTGA
- a CDS encoding Maf family protein, producing MAAGRPELVLASASPRRIELLAQVGITPDHIDPADIDETPLKGETPPRLAERLATSKAQVVAERRSDAVVIAADTVVAVGRRFLEKAADEAEATRFLKLLSGRNHRVFTGVAVWRDGKLSSRVNETRVTFKPLSDHEIAAYVATGDWRGKAGGYGIQGPAAAFIQRIVGSHPSVMGLPVYEAVQLLHGVGWRS from the coding sequence GTGGCTGCGGGTCGCCCCGAACTGGTGCTGGCTTCGGCCAGCCCGCGCCGCATCGAACTGCTGGCGCAGGTCGGGATCACGCCCGACCATATCGATCCCGCCGACATCGACGAGACGCCTCTGAAGGGCGAGACCCCGCCGCGTCTGGCCGAACGACTTGCCACCTCGAAGGCGCAGGTCGTCGCAGAGCGCCGCTCCGACGCGGTCGTCATCGCCGCCGATACGGTTGTCGCTGTCGGGCGTCGTTTTCTGGAGAAGGCGGCGGACGAGGCCGAGGCGACACGCTTTCTGAAACTGCTGTCCGGCCGCAATCACCGCGTCTTCACCGGCGTGGCCGTGTGGCGCGACGGAAAACTATCGTCGCGCGTCAACGAAACCCGCGTGACCTTCAAACCCTTGTCCGACCACGAGATCGCCGCCTACGTCGCCACGGGCGACTGGCGCGGCAAGGCGGGCGGCTATGGCATCCAGGGCCCAGCGGCCGCCTTCATCCAGCGCATCGTCGGCAGCCATCCGTCCGTGATGGGCCTTCCCGTCTATGAGGCCGTCCAGCTCTTGCACGGCGTCGGCTGGCGTTCATGA
- the infA gene encoding translation initiation factor IF-1: MAKEELLEFPGTVSELLPNATFRVTLENDHEIIAHTAGKMRKNRIRVLAGDKVLVEMTPYDLTKGRITYRFK, from the coding sequence ATGGCTAAGGAAGAACTGCTTGAGTTTCCCGGCACGGTCAGCGAACTGCTACCGAACGCCACCTTCCGCGTGACGCTCGAGAACGACCACGAGATCATCGCTCACACCGCCGGCAAGATGCGCAAGAACCGCATCCGCGTCCTGGCCGGCGACAAGGTGCTGGTCGAAATGACCCCCTACGACCTGACCAAGGGTCGCATCACCTATCGCTTCAAGTAA